ACTAAAGATTCAGACACAATAGCATTTTACTTTTTACTTTTGCCCCTGTCATCTCCCAATTATAAAACTTAATCTATAATCTAAATGTAAGCGATGTATATTTTGATTACAAAAATTAAATATTAAGATAATGATCCACTAATAAATGAGTAAATTTTAGACATTCATTCCATGAATTAAGATTCTTCTTCTTGTTCAAGTTTGTCTAAATTTTGATGGTCATACTGGTTCTGTAAATTTTGATGTTTTTCTCGACGGGAAGAGCGACGATATTTTTTGGTTTCTAATTTGGGTTCATAATATTCCTGACCTGAACCTTTAATTTTTAATTTTAAATTTGATTCTTTTTCCCCTATTTTTTGGTTTAATTCTTGTTGAGATATTGCTTCTTTTAAAAAGGTCAAGTAATGTTCATATCTTTCCCAATTCGTGTCAATAACACAATTGGGTTCTCCGCGATGTAAACAGTCTTTAAACTGACAATTTCCGACTTCTAATTGTTGTTTTGCCTCTGGAAAATAGTATACTAATCTTGCAGTTTCGCAGTCTAAATTAGGTTGATTAAATCCAGGAGTATCCGCAACTAATCCCCCTGCTGGCAATTCAAACAATTCAACGTGACGGGTAGTATGACGACCTTTTTGCAATTTGCCAGAAACCTGATTGACCCGTTGTTTAATGTTAGGAATTAATGTATTAATTAAACTAGATTTACCAACTCCTGATGGCCCTGCCAGAATTGTAATTCTATCTCGTAGACAGTTTTTAAGTTCATCTAATCCTTGTCCTGTCATCGTACTAATAAATAATGGATTATAGCCCCATTTTTGTAGACGTTCCTGCCATGCGTTTTGTAGAGTAGATGGCATTAAATCAGCTTTATTTAGACATAAACGTGAAGGTAGGTTTGTTGACTCTGCTTTGACCAAAAAACGACTTAATTGCCAGGGTTCTAGGGGGGGTTCTTCTAAAGAAAATACTAAGAGAATTTGGTCAGCATTGGCCACGGGAGGCCGGGATAATTCAGTTTTGCGGGGTAATACTTGGGCGATCGCACCTCGTCCATCTTGATAGTCTGGTTCTTCAACCATCACGTGATCGCCTACCATGATATTTTGACCAATTTTCTTTAACCGAGTGCGTCGAGTACAGAGTAAATGGGAGAGTGGGGAACCATTTTGATCCTTTAAGGTGTGATCTAAACGTACCTGATAAAAATTAGCCTGTACTGCTACCACTGTCCCGAAAATTTCCGAGATAGGAGGAATAGAAAACTGGTCTGTTGGGGTCACATCATGCACAAAGAGGTGGGGTGTAGGAGAAGTCAGCACTTCGGCTTCGCTCAGTAGCCAGTCAGCACTAACTTCCTCATTGTTCATCAGGGACGACGTACTTTGAGAGAGAAGAACTCTTGACGATCTTCAATGGTTTCGAGGTGATACCCTTCCATCGTCAAACTATCGGGAACCTGTTCAATAGGTTCTCCTGGATCTAACCACACTTCTAACACCTCACCAGGAGACATTTGCTCTAATTTTAATTTAGTGCGAACGAAGTTAATGGGGCAAGGAGTTCCCCGTAGATCCAATAAAAAAACTTCAGCAGTAGGGAGGTTCATTTATGGAATAAGCCTCCTAAAAAGCCTTCTATTCCTCCTTTACCGTGACTATGACCCTTAATATGGGCTAATTTTTCTAAAAGTTCCCGTTCCTCTGGATTGATCCGGGTGGGGATATCAATTGTAATGGTGATCAGATGATCGCCCCGCATGGTTGCATTTCCCAGTTTAGGAACCCCTAAATTTTCCATGGTTAACACCGTATTGGGTTGAGTTCCTGCGGGAATGATTAATTCTTGTTCTCCATCAACGGTATTGACAGGAACGGTACATCCTAAAATTGCTTGCAGATAACTGATAGTAATTTCAGAATGAATATTCATCCCATCGCGGGTAAATTCTCTGTCAGGTTCCACATAGAGATAAACGTAAAGATCCCCAGATGGGCCACCTCTCACCCCGGCATCTCCTTCACGGGACACTCTGAGACGGGTTCCGTTATCAACCCCCCCAGGAATGGTGATTTTCAGCTTTTTGGTTTCTTGTCTACGTCCGGCCCCACCACAGACTTCGCATTTTTCTTCAATTACTTCTCCACTGCCGTTACAACTGGGACAGGCGGAAACTTGGGCAAAACTACCAAAAGGGGTACGGGTGGCGCGGCGGACTTGTCCTTGACCGTTGCAAGTGGAACAGGTACGAGATCCGGTTCCTGGTTTGGCCCCGTTACCTTTACAAACTTGACAACTTTCGAGATGAGGGATGCGAATTTCTTTTTCTCCCCCAAATACTGCTTCACGGAAGTCTAATTTGAGGTCGAGGCGTAAATCATCCCCTTTACTGGGGCCACTTCGACGGCGTGTGGTTCCGGTTGTTGCACCACCTCCAAACCCACTGAAAATGGTTTCAAAGATGTCGGCAAAACCGCCCATGTCGCCCATATCGCCATAG
Above is a genomic segment from Crocosphaera sp. UHCC 0190 containing:
- the rsgA gene encoding small ribosomal subunit biogenesis GTPase RsgA — its product is MHDVTPTDQFSIPPISEIFGTVVAVQANFYQVRLDHTLKDQNGSPLSHLLCTRRTRLKKIGQNIMVGDHVMVEEPDYQDGRGAIAQVLPRKTELSRPPVANADQILLVFSLEEPPLEPWQLSRFLVKAESTNLPSRLCLNKADLMPSTLQNAWQERLQKWGYNPLFISTMTGQGLDELKNCLRDRITILAGPSGVGKSSLINTLIPNIKQRVNQVSGKLQKGRHTTRHVELFELPAGGLVADTPGFNQPNLDCETARLVYYFPEAKQQLEVGNCQFKDCLHRGEPNCVIDTNWERYEHYLTFLKEAISQQELNQKIGEKESNLKLKIKGSGQEYYEPKLETKKYRRSSRREKHQNLQNQYDHQNLDKLEQEEES
- a CDS encoding sulfurtransferase TusA family protein is translated as MNLPTAEVFLLDLRGTPCPINFVRTKLKLEQMSPGEVLEVWLDPGEPIEQVPDSLTMEGYHLETIEDRQEFFSLKVRRP
- the dnaJ gene encoding molecular chaperone DnaJ; translated protein: MPGDYYETLGVARNASKEDLKQAYRRLARKYHPDVNKEPGAEERFKEINRAYEVLSEPETRSRYDQFGEAGVSGAGGFNYGDMGDMGGFADIFETIFSGFGGGATTGTTRRRSGPSKGDDLRLDLKLDFREAVFGGEKEIRIPHLESCQVCKGNGAKPGTGSRTCSTCNGQGQVRRATRTPFGSFAQVSACPSCNGSGEVIEEKCEVCGGAGRRQETKKLKITIPGGVDNGTRLRVSREGDAGVRGGPSGDLYVYLYVEPDREFTRDGMNIHSEITISYLQAILGCTVPVNTVDGEQELIIPAGTQPNTVLTMENLGVPKLGNATMRGDHLITITIDIPTRINPEERELLEKLAHIKGHSHGKGGIEGFLGGLFHK